The genomic window acacacacacacacacacacacacacacacacacacacacactcactttccCAGGAGCTACTGCATTCGGCCAGCCTACAGTGAGGTAAACACTTTGCCATTAGAGTTTATACTAGTCGGTCAGGTAGGTACTGTAAATGTAGTGGTGGCTCTCCACCATTACTGAAATGGGCAGCAGCATCATACATACACCCACTAGTCTACTGAAGAAGTGAGGAAGCCGTTGGCATTTATCCATATTCCATTTTCCACCACACAGCAGAAAACATATCCAGGACACCCAAACAATAGACCAAGGTATTACATTTGCAGTAGAACACAGGCAAGCATTTTGGCACCAGATCAAATCTGGTAATCAACTTTTTAAGGTGCATTCATCATATTGAAGTGAATTATAGTTGTATAACTAACTAAAGCCTCTTCAGAAGACATTTGTTGTTTGAATTCAACCTTGGATGGTTGACTTCTTAACTTTTTAGAATACCAAAACTCCCAACATTAATCAGGATTTGTGATTTGATGATGCCAAGTAAGGTTTTGTGAGACCTCCTGATTTTAAGATAATATTTGTGAACCATCTTGAGATCTCTTGGGGACAGCATGCATCATTCCAATGCAGAAGACACGTTTTTTTATGAACCACACAAGTGGAGAGAGGGAACCAAATCTACTGAgaaaatgagagggagagagagcgagagaaaaagaaagagattGGAAGAAAGATAAAAAGCGAGGAAGAGAACGCGagcaagaaagagaaagaaagtgagatagggagagagagagaaagagggaaataaGGAGGACTTACCCCAACGTGGTCATTGTGACAATGGTGTACCAGAAGGAGGCTGGAATGCTGGTGAACTTGGTCGACGACGACCCCTTCTCTGCGTAGAACATGACCGTGGCGAAGATGATGATGGCCATggtgagggagaagaggaggaagcccaGCTCGGAGGCGCAGCTCTTCAGCGTGTACCCCAGGATCCTGAGGCCCTGCGAGTGGCGGGAGAACTTGAAGATGCGGAACACACGGAACACTCGGAGAGTGACGAAGGCCCCGCTCACATCCTCATTGTCTGTCATCACCAGGCCGATGTAGTAGGGAAAGATGGCTACCACGTCGATGATGCTCATCACACTGCGCATAAATTGGTAGCGGCTGGGCGCGGCGAAGAGTCTCATGAGGTACTCCACGGTGAAGATAAGTACGCAGGCTGTGTCCATGCAGAAGAAGGCGATGGTATAGCGCTCGCCACACGGCATGTCCTTCTGTGAAGGCGTGGCACCGCAAGGTACCGTCTCTATCACGTTGGTGAGGACTGAGATGGCGATGAAGAAGCCGGTGACGTAGTAGAACACCAGGGCCATGGTGGAGGTGTGAGGGTTCTCAAAGGCCCTCCACATGGTCTCTCTGTATGTCATGTTGGGCAGCTTGCAGTCCTTGTTGTCATCCTGGTCATCCTGGAGACGCTCCGCGTTCTCCCGCTTCCGGTCCTTGTACTCTTCGTAGCAGCAGTCGCCGATGATCTCCGGAATGATGCCGAAGAAAGTTAGTTCTTCGTCATAGGCCGAGATGCACTCGTAGCGAGGATAGTGCAACTTTCCCGTCCGGTAGAAGTTGAGAATGCTGCGGAAGGAGTCTGGGTCCCGGTCGAAAAAATACTCCTTTGTCTCCTCATCGTAAAAAAACTGTTTCTCCGAGCTTCCCAGCAGGGTGTCTGGGTAGCGGTCCAGTGTGGTCCTCCAGGTCTGGAAGCGTCGTCCACTCACGTTCAGGATGATCAGCTCGTCATGTCTCTTTCTGTGGTCTCTAGGAGCAGTGGGCATGGGGCAGTTGGCCACAGGCATCCAGCCAATAGCTGCTGCCCGTGCAAAGGGAAGCCATGCAGCCACTCCTGCCGCCATGGCAACTCACTCTGTGTTCCGGCTTGCCTTAAAATTACCTGCCATCTTGAGCAGAGaaacagacaaaacacacaatcagTAACAACTCATGAATAAAACATTTCCATGATAAGGTGATTGcatggtacagtgccttcagaaagtattcacaccccttgactttttccagatgttgttgtgttacagcctgaatttaaaaggCATTACATTTAAATTGTTTGTCACTGGACTACACACATAATTTTTGTTTATAGAAGACAGATGGAAGACTGAgggaccacctgtgctaattagctatctagcatgctccgaacaACTGTGTGTAACGGAAGAAGGCCGCCAGAAATGTGCTGTCATTGAAAAATACTGTAATCTGCAACTGTGCTGAAGCtggttaaaacagtgtacagtaagtgtacagtaagtgtacactcggtggccagtttattaggtcaccgccccgttcacgaaaatggttcgctcctacagacactTGGCcatactgttcgattgaacattaaaatgggcaaaacaagtgacctaagcagctttgagcgtggtatgatcgtctgTGCCAGGCGCGCTGGTTCCAGTATCTCACAAatggccggcctcctgggcttttcatgcaCGACGGTGTCTAGGTTTACTGataatggtgcgacaaacaaaaaacatccagtcagtggccTTTTTGTGGagcgaaaacagcttgttgatgagacgtccaaggagaatggcaagaatcgtgcaagctaataGGCAAGCCACAGGCAAATAACGGTGCAGTACAACACTAGTGTGCAGATCGGCATCTgagaacgcacaactcgtcgatccttgtcacggacgggctattgcagcagacgaccacactggattccactcctatcagctaaaaacaagaagaagcggctccagtgggcacgcgatcaccaacactggccaattgaggagtggaaaaacattgcctgttcTGACAAATCCAGgttcctgttgtgtcatgctgatggcagagtcaggatttggcataagcagcatgagtccatagtcccatcctgcctggtgtcaacagtacaggctggtggtggtgtaatggtgtggggaatgttttcctggcacacattaGGTCCCTTGATGCCAATTGAGTAATGTTTCCATTCCccaaataattcaggctgttctggaggcaaagaggggtccgacccggtactagatgggtgtacctaataatatattttgcatttattttgatgtgatatgaaagtagattTATGTTTCTACAACCGTATTGCAATTGAGAATAGATTCAgctttagatggagtatttggcagtctacctctgaaaataacatataAGGTCCTTGGACCTTAAGGACCAAAGGTAGGCTGCTTAAGAGTACATCTtgggctatggatgcaaggattaTAATGAGAATCCCACTGCAAGAGCACCACCTCTAAAAGACCTACAAGCAGGCTGTCAAATTCCCTGTCATTTCCagagctcacagaacagaacGTTTAAGACAGAGAGGATAATGTGAAGTCTCGTTAGGAAGCTCTGTTAACAGCTATGACAAATAGAAGTGGTCTGTTCAGAATAGAACGAGACCTGTGGAGTCAGAATCGCATACCTGCCATACTGCTAAGTATGTATCAGATTTAAGGATAATATGAAGAACGATTGTCAAAATATAGAAAATCCTGTATACTTCTGCTTTTTTTATTGCTCATTTAGATGGTACATTTTGACAACATTTCGATAGGagtgtacagatgttaatttgatcactcttttgttgctgcgAATTTTTATgcaaagcaggaaatgcaaacttgtggtGTATTCGAGTTTTATAAaggtttctaaagtttgtaatttccacctggaaatttcagacttgatttgccttaacaaaaaaatatatccaTTCATTCATAATCCACATATTAATTCACAATTCCTGTTGCTGCAGTATTAATTTCCTTCTGTTTGCAAACTGGCTCagatgaagatcctacatctgcatgCTGTATTTTGATgaataagtaaaacatttttgcTGGTTTAACATTCCGATAACCATGATCAACTCCACATGTCAGGTTACTTGTAGAAAAAAACAGACCAGCACATTAGAAACAAATAGGGACAACTCAGGTGTTCAATCAAAGCTTTCTATATCACTTACCGCCAAACAAGGAAAGATCCCCAAAAATGTAATGCGCGATCCTCGAGTAAAACAATTCCTCAGAGGAAAAGCTACATATTTTGAAGGACGCATTGACAAAGGACCTCTGTACGGATAAACGAAGCAAGTATAGAGGAACAAGAGATGGGGATGGATGTTGATGCGTTGAACGACCGAAACGTGTTGATGAAATTCACCAAAACCTTGGATGTCTTTCTTTAAACCACACCTGCATCTAGTGGCACCTGCGGTTTGGACAGAAAGCACAGATTCATTTTGCGGTCTTCAGGATGATATTCACACCTACCTCATGTCGGTGAACACTAGAATAGTGGATGATGGACGTAGGAGTCAGTCTCcgcaatttctctctctctctctctctctctctctctctctctctcttgcgctctctctctgtttctctcttgtgCGCATAGGCTCTCTCCCACTCCCCATCTCCCCTCATAAGTTTACCGTGACAAATCAGTCCACTCAACCAGCTAAACGGACTAATTTGTCAACACtttattcatgtttttttctttcttctttacTTTTTATTAGTTAATGTGAGAAAATACATCTTGATTATGCACGCCTTTATTGAGGCAGTTGGTATTCTGTGAAATTTCCTCATTCAATTATGTGCAGCACAGTGAGGGAAAGTTGCCTTCTAGAGAAATCTTATCACATGACGGGGTGCAATAACTAGAACACTTGATAGTTATGATCGAGAAGGGTTTGCAGCGTGCTTTTTAACATTTTCTCACGATTTAATTGTCATCGCGTCGTTAAAAACCACTTAGCAAATCGAATGTTTACTCTAAAATGAAAAGTGGAAGGCTTTTATATTTAGCCTCTGTAACTTACACTTATTACCGTGTAATGTGTAAGTAAATACATTGTTAATTATCTTACAATGTGAACATGTAAATGTAACGGCCATTCCGAACTGGGATTTGTGTTGAAAAATCCGAAAGGCTTGTTTTGACGGATTACAGAAATTCAAATTCAGAGGCCCAAAATGGTATTCCATACAGTGTGATTGAAGGAAGTGTGGGAAGGTTATGCTGCTTTAAAAGTTGATTAAATGTTATCCCACTTAGGAGACAAGTAGACGAAAAATGCCCTTGAaagattttggtgagtgctagaGAGCTCTTTGTTTATGCCCATTCAGGATCACACACACCCTCTTAATAAACCATTGACCCACCAATCTCTTCAAGAATTAACATGTAAATGCAAGATCAACCATCAGCCTGGTCAACCTCCccgttatctcagccaatcatggctagccagGAAAGATCCTGTCTTTCTTCTATACAGCTCAGTGCTTTTTCCTTGGCTAAGCTAGGCTAATAATTGAACATTTGTATTCATATTTAAGGATCACGTACACGTTTGTAATTAAGGCAcataaagttcacatgttcgacaAGGCATTTccgctaaaaaaaataaaatctataATTTTTCAAACTGCCCTACTGTGAAGAAGGAACTAGAGTCATCCACCCCCTGTTGGGCTGGCATGTCACGAATGATGGATGGTACATATTAAAATGTTTAAgtctaatttttttttttttttttttttaccatagtGAGAAGTAATTAAGTTGGATTTGAGATCATAAAAATGTAGACCTCGACACGAGGATTACATTCATTATTACTACTATATGTTTATTACCCAAGAGAGGCAGTAAACATTGGCCTGGGGAAAGTAGAGAGCTTAGAGTATTACTTTATTAATCCCAATTTGGGAAATTATTTTGTCACAGCATGCATTGTTAATAACTTGACAGGACACGCAAAACAATGACCAACGCATGATTAAAAAACAAAAGGCACATGCACCAATCATAGTATCCCAAAAAGAATAGTCTGATTCCAGTGCTGTTTTCCATCCTACTCTGGGGGAAAACAGGCAACAGCATTTTCCAATAGACAGTTAATCGATTACACTCATTAAAAAGCCTCATAGCTGTGGGTAAAAATGACCGTCTAAACCTCCCTGTGGAACATCTGGGCAGGATGAACCTGCTACTGAAGCTGTTCCTATGTTGCGTTAAAGTgttgtggagtgggtgtgtgtcatTGTCCATGATCATGTGGGTTTTTACTTGCAGCCTTTTTATGAACATGTCTAGGCTGCAGCCAACTGTAGCACTGGCATTGTTAAGGATTTTGTTAAGCTAGTTTAAGTCCTCCTTAGCTAAATTCCCTTTTCAGCACATAATGGCATAGGTCATTACACTCGCCATGTCACTGCTATAGAACATACAAAGTATTTTGTCACATACATTAAAAGATCTAAGCTTCCTTAAAAAGTACAGTCTGTATTTTTTTTGTAGACACTGTGAGAATACTCCTTCCAGCTCAGTTTGTTGTCCACTAGTACATCTTAGTACTTATAAGAGTCAACAGTGCCAATCTCTTCAAAATGAATAGAAATGGGATTAAAGACATTTATCTTTCCTAAAATCTACCACTAGCTCCTTGGTCTTATCATGTGTCATATCACTGAGCATACAGCATGTGTCATCCAATTCCCTCGTTGCACTGTGCAGACATACTATTCCGTAAGGGAGCGAAGCCTACACAACTCAAGAGTATTTACTTTGCCTCAAGTTCATTGTTGCTTAATAGCCTTCACAAACGTGGACAAAAAAAATCGGGAACAATTTTCTTTCCCTGAGTACATCCATATCCATACTTTACCTTTCAAAAAGGTCCCCCAGAAGGACATTCTTTCAACAATTTCCATTATGAATGTGAGGTATTCAAAAAGGCACTAGTTTGCTCTGGAGACCTTGAAGTCATGAAATAACCCTCAGACTTAAAACAGACACTAAAATAACACTAGAGCTTACATTGACATACTCACTGGCAACACACTGGTGCTGCTATGGAAAACCCCTATTTTTGCCCTACAAGCCTCCTAACCATAGAGAAGTTGAAGGAACACCAGTCCTTCCTCACATCTCCCTCTTCAGACCCATGCAGTCAGTCGATGCATGGGCTCAAGGCCCCCTTGGCTGACTGTGTCATGTGGGCCTCCTCTTCATGTGGGCCTCCTCTTCATGTGGGCCTCCTCTTCATGGGGAACagatggagaggagaagaagTCTAGATGATGAAACGTACTTTCGATGAACACCCTTGTAATGTAGCAAATGTTCTTCAGATGAAGGCATTTAAAAGTATTGCGTCTTTGAACAATTTATCTAATCTGAAATGTATTTTAGAAAACACCCTGGCATGGAAGGTATTTTTAAGAATATGCATGCTCTAAGTAGCTGGAGGGATACTGATATGCAGCACTATTCCATTACATAAACTCCTTTCATGTTCCTGCTAAAAGGATTTTGAAAGAAGGAgggaaaaaacaaaaaatgtgtctTTCCACAAAAGATGAGAGAAGACTTGTTATTCTTTCTTTTACTGGTGCAACTGTATTTCAATGTCATTGCTCTGCATGAATGTatcatttacagtaccagtcaaaagtttggacacacctactcattctagtgttttacattgtagaataatagtgaagacatcaaaactatgaaataacatatatggaatcacgtagtaaccaaaaaagtgttaaacaaatcaaaatgtattttatatctgagattcctcaaagtagccaccctttgccttgatgacagctttgcacgctcttggcattctcttaaccagcttcatgaggaagtcacctggaatgcatttcagttaacaggtgtgccatgttaaaagttaatttgtggcatttctttccttcttaatgcgtttgagccaatccgtCATGAGGAGCCAGTTTCatcaggaaaggaagacccagagttacctctgctgcagaggatacattcattagagttaactgcacctcagattgcagtccaaataaatgcttcacagagttcaagtaacagacacatctcaacatcaactgttcagaggagactgcatgaatcaggccttcatggttgaattgctgcaaagaaaccactactcaaggacaccaataagaacaagagatttgcttgggccaagaaacatgagcaatggacattagactggtggaaatctgttctttggtctgatgagtccaaatttgagattcttggttccaaccactgtgtctttgtgtgatgcagagtaggtgaacagatgatctccgcatgtgtggttcccactgtgaagcatggaggaggaggtgtgatgatgtgggggtgctttgctgttaacactgtctgtgatttatttaaggaacacttcaaggcacacttaaccagcatggctaccacagcattctgcatcgatacgccatcccatctggtttacgcttagtgggactatcatttgtttttcaacaggacaatgacccaaaacatacctccaggctgtgtaagggctatttgaccaagaaggagagtgatggagtgctgcatcagatgacctggcctccacaatcacactatctcaactcaattgagatggtttgagatgagttggaccacaaagtgaaggaaaagcagccaacaattggtcagcatatgtggaaactccttcaagactgttggaaaagcattccaggtgaagctggttgagagaatgccaagagtgtgcaaagctgtcatcgaggaaaaagtgctactttgaagaatctaaaatccaaaatatattttgatttgttgaacacttatttggttagtacatgactccatatgtgttatttcatagtgttgacgtcttcactactttctacaatgtagaaaatagtaaaaataaagaaaaaccctataATGAGTGGGTATgttcaaacgtttgactggtactgtatattgggaCTAGATGTGCGCTTTGCACTGTCAATCTTGATCTTTGTCTCACAATCTTTATAACAACCACTCATGTTCATTGATTAGGCATATGCTCAGAACGTTATTACACATTAGGTGCAATTATTCACAATGACCATATCGTAATGGGAAGAAATGTTTCTACATGGTAGAGAAGATGTTTTGGAACAAAATTGGAATCGGAACGAAACAGAATGTCTAATATGTCAGGTTTTTGACACATTCCCCTTTTCTCTCACTGAAAGATCAGCCACAAAATGTTGACACCATTGTAATAGGTTGTAATCAAGCACTGGTCTTCGTCATGGGAACAGAAGAGGAATTCCTGGTGCGGTAGTCTCAGGTACAGTAGGACTACTCCAAATCATCtcggctctgacacacacacacatacggcaggtagcctagtggttagagcgttgggctagtaaatGAAaggttgtaaataagaatttgttcttaactgacttgcctagttaaataaaggtcaaatgtaaaaaatatacttCTCACACCCTACAGTAACCTGTGGATCATAAGAGAACCTTCATAAATTGGCAGAACATTTACAACCTATTTATTTACACTTTATGCAGTGTCCTGTAATACTTTATTTTGAAATGAGAAACCTTTGTTCATTCATAAGACATCCATAAAGACTATAAATCCTTTGATGCTGTACTTACTATAAAGTCAGACACCTTCGATCATTCACAACACACAGAGATTCgctttctatgatctctctccctctctgctctgatagacatgggcctgcaactctcatctctccagcgttgcaCTACACAATTTATTTCCTTACAGAATCATAGTTGTGCGAAGGGTTCTGGAGGAGCTGCAGCACCCTGATAAATTGAATTATATTTGCCAAAGTTATATAATTACTGCTGGTTTTTTAGAAAGATATTAAATaattcagaatagcctactacaccatgagaatgcctataatttagccacagaggataaATAGCTTATTTAAAAAATTGCCGagctgtggattgtgtgtaaCCCAATAACAACGCAGAGCCTACTacaattgccatcgataaaatgcaattgtcttcattgtccgtagcttatgcctgcccataccacaaCCCCATCGCCACCAACAGGgattctgttcacaacgttgacgtcagcaaactgctcacccacacgatgccatacacaatgctatacatgtggtctgcggttttgaCGCCGGTTGAACTTACTGCTAAATTTtcaaaaacaacattggaggcggcttacggtagagaatttaacattaaattctctggtaacagttctggtggacattcctgcagttaacatgccaattgcatgctccatcaaacttgagacatctgtggcattgtgttgttatacaaaactgcacattttagagcggcattttattgtccccagcacaaggtgcgcctgtgtaattatcatgctcttttgatatgccacacctgtcaggtggatggattatcttggcaaaggagaaatgctcactaacaaggatgtaaacaaatttgtgcacagaatacAGAGTTGAGTGTATAAAAGGCTACATTTTTTCTGGACCCTAGGTTTCTCAAAATGTTCCCCATGTGTTCAACTTCTGTAAGCACCTGTACTATATTGCTCTATGCCCTATGCAAATGcgatgatatgcatgcaatgctttattataaaggtgatttTTCTCATGCTTTCCGGTACCTCAGAGGTCACCCCCCTCTTGTGTACTTCAGTTTTTGTTCCGGCATCTCCTGATTTACAAATTAATCACTGCCTATGACGCTGTACTTACGATAAAGTCAGACACCTTTGGTCATTCATAACTATATACATAAAGCCTTATTGATGAAAACGCAAATGTATTAACTCTAAAGGAATTATCCCTAACAGATAAAACAAATAAACACGTTTAAACCATACATTTTcttttatttgtacatttttaaaacaatacaaatacattaAGATGAAAAAAGGCAACAATGCAGATACATTAAACATTACACAGGGCTGTGATATGTGTAGCTTGTCCCTGAGCAGGCTGAGAAATGTTTCATGCCTCTCTGCCTGCTGGAGGTACTGCATGTTGGTTCCAACCTTAAAAGTAACAACAAAGAAAGTTAGCAGGtctgatagctagctagcaattgcTGTGAAGTCACCAAAATGATTTGAAATAAatattgaggtagctatgtacagtggggggaaaaagtatttggtcccctgctgattttgtatgtttgcccactgataaagaaaggatcagtctataattttaatggtaggtttatttgaacagtgagagacagaataacaagaaaaatatctagaaaaacgcatgtcaaaaatgttataaattgatttgtattttaatgagggaaataagtatgtgaccccctctcaatcagaaagatttctggctcccag from Salmo trutta chromosome 16, fSalTru1.1, whole genome shotgun sequence includes these protein-coding regions:
- the LOC115150986 gene encoding potassium voltage-gated channel subfamily D member 3-like isoform X1, which produces MAAGVAAWLPFARAAAIGWMPVANCPMPTAPRDHRKRHDELIILNVSGRRFQTWRTTLDRYPDTLLGSSEKQFFYDEETKEYFFDRDPDSFRSILNFYRTGKLHYPRYECISAYDEELTFFGIIPEIIGDCCYEEYKDRKRENAERLQDDQDDNKDCKLPNMTYRETMWRAFENPHTSTMALVFYYVTGFFIAISVLTNVIETVPCGATPSQKDMPCGERYTIAFFCMDTACVLIFTVEYLMRLFAAPSRYQFMRSVMSIIDVVAIFPYYIGLVMTDNEDVSGAFVTLRVFRVFRIFKFSRHSQGLRILGYTLKSCASELGFLLFSLTMAIIIFATVMFYAEKGSSSTKFTSIPASFWYTIVTMTTLGYGDMVPKTIAGKIFGSICSLSGVLVIALPVPVIVSNFSRIYHQNQRADKRRAQKVQKARLARIRIAQTGSSCTGFLQSKRNDLLNELLELTQQPYKQNNIHEGSEEEEQQLNKSMSLLESQHHHLLHCLEKTTAHEFVDEQLYEQNCLETTIQSYTSRSPSFSSQDGPIGTCCTRRGKMNSPIPNSSLPAQPSHQQGALQELSALHIQCGDKLPHTTSRSSLNMKTDEVGLINCKGSQITTAIISIPTAPSDTTDRGGLHGPPQRRPPPPPTGPQAPSINTTTSSNVIKVSAL
- the LOC115150986 gene encoding potassium voltage-gated channel subfamily D member 3-like isoform X2; translated protein: MAAGVAAWLPFARAAAIGWMPVANCPMPTAPRDHRKRHDELIILNVSGRRFQTWRTTLDRYPDTLLGSSEKQFFYDEETKEYFFDRDPDSFRSILNFYRTGKLHYPRYECISAYDEELTFFGIIPEIIGDCCYEEYKDRKRENAERLQDDQDDNKDCKLPNMTYRETMWRAFENPHTSTMALVFYYVTGFFIAISVLTNVIETVPCGATPSQKDMPCGERYTIAFFCMDTACVLIFTVEYLMRLFAAPSRYQFMRSVMSIIDVVAIFPYYIGLVMTDNEDVSGAFVTLRVFRVFRIFKFSRHSQGLRILGYTLKSCASELGFLLFSLTMAIIIFATVMFYAEKGSSSTKFTSIPASFWYTIVTMTTLGYGDMVPKTIAGKIFGSICSLSGVLVIALPVPVIVSNFSRIYHQNQRADKRRAQKKARLARIRIAQTGSSCTGFLQSKRNDLLNELLELTQQPYKQNNIHEGSEEEEQQLNKSMSLLESQHHHLLHCLEKTTAHEFVDEQLYEQNCLETTIQSYTSRSPSFSSQDGPIGTCCTRRGKMNSPIPNSSLPAQPSHQQGALQELSALHIQCGDKLPHTTSRSSLNMKTDEVGLINCKGSQITTAIISIPTAPSDTTDRGGLHGPPQRRPPPPPTGPQAPSINTTTSSNVIKVSAL
- the LOC115150986 gene encoding potassium voltage-gated channel subfamily D member 3-like isoform X3, which codes for MAAGVAAWLPFARAAAIGWMPVANCPMPTAPRDHRKRHDELIILNVSGRRFQTWRTTLDRYPDTLLGSSEKQFFYDEETKEYFFDRDPDSFRSILNFYRTGKLHYPRYECISAYDEELTFFGIIPEIIGDCCYEEYKDRKRENAERLQDDQDDNKDCKLPNMTYRETMWRAFENPHTSTMALVFYYVTGFFIAISVLTNVIETVPCGATPSQKDMPCGERYTIAFFCMDTACVLIFTVEYLMRLFAAPSRYQFMRSVMSIIDVVAIFPYYIGLVMTDNEDVSGAFVTLRVFRVFRIFKFSRHSQGLRILGYTLKSCASELGFLLFSLTMAIIIFATVMFYAEKGSSSTKFTSIPASFWYTIVTMTTLGYGDMVPKTIAGKIFGSICSLSGVLVIALPVPVIVSNFSRIYHQNQRADKRRAQKVQKARLARIRIAQTGSSCTGFLQSKRNDLLNELLELTGSEEEEQQLNKSMSLLESQHHHLLHCLEKTTAHEFVDEQLYEQNCLETTIQSYTSRSPSFSSQDGPIGTCCTRRGKMNSPIPNSSLPAQPSHQQGALQELSALHIQCGDKLPHTTSRSSLNMKTDEVGLINCKGSQITTAIISIPTAPSDTTDRGGLHGPPQRRPPPPPTGPQAPSINTTTSSNVIKVSAL
- the LOC115150986 gene encoding potassium voltage-gated channel subfamily D member 3-like isoform X4; this encodes MAAGVAAWLPFARAAAIGWMPVANCPMPTAPRDHRKRHDELIILNVSGRRFQTWRTTLDRYPDTLLGSSEKQFFYDEETKEYFFDRDPDSFRSILNFYRTGKLHYPRYECISAYDEELTFFGIIPEIIGDCCYEEYKDRKRENAERLQDDQDDNKDCKLPNMTYRETMWRAFENPHTSTMALVFYYVTGFFIAISVLTNVIETVPCGATPSQKDMPCGERYTIAFFCMDTACVLIFTVEYLMRLFAAPSRYQFMRSVMSIIDVVAIFPYYIGLVMTDNEDVSGAFVTLRVFRVFRIFKFSRHSQGLRILGYTLKSCASELGFLLFSLTMAIIIFATVMFYAEKGSSSTKFTSIPASFWYTIVTMTTLGYGDMVPKTIAGKIFGSICSLSGVLVIALPVPVIVSNFSRIYHQNQRADKRRAQKKARLARIRIAQTGSSCTGFLQSKRNDLLNELLELTGSEEEEQQLNKSMSLLESQHHHLLHCLEKTTAHEFVDEQLYEQNCLETTIQSYTSRSPSFSSQDGPIGTCCTRRGKMNSPIPNSSLPAQPSHQQGALQELSALHIQCGDKLPHTTSRSSLNMKTDEVGLINCKGSQITTAIISIPTAPSDTTDRGGLHGPPQRRPPPPPTGPQAPSINTTTSSNVIKVSAL